A window of Polaribacter litorisediminis contains these coding sequences:
- the sqr gene encoding type III sulfide quinone reductase, selenoprotein subtype — MKNLVILGAGTAGTMMANHLVSKLPKKEWKISIVDQYKTHYYQPGFLFLPFDIYNEDQVKKVGKKFIPKGVNYIQQKIEKIDAENNLIELDNGTLAYDLLIIATGSKIAPDEVEGMMSTEWKKSIFDFYTYEGALALRDKLRDWKGGKLVVHITEMPIKCPVAPLEFAFLADSYFEKKGMRDKVEITYVTPLSGAFTKEISSKALGYLLEEKNIKLVTDFAIEKVDFKNKKIVDYVDQEVPYDLLVTVPTNMGDEVMERSELGDDLNFVPTHPKTLQSIDHENIFVIGDATNVPASKAGSVAHFQAETLTDNILLYINGKPLKEEFDGHANCFIETGKNKALLIDFNYEQEPVTGTFPFAGIGPLRLLKESILNHWGKLAFRWIYWNMLLKGISIPFVSRNMSTSGKNINK, encoded by the coding sequence ATGAAAAATTTAGTTATTTTAGGAGCAGGCACTGCTGGAACCATGATGGCAAATCATTTGGTCTCTAAACTCCCCAAAAAAGAATGGAAAATTAGCATTGTAGATCAATATAAAACTCATTATTATCAACCTGGCTTTTTATTTTTACCTTTTGATATTTACAATGAAGATCAAGTTAAAAAAGTTGGAAAAAAATTTATTCCGAAAGGTGTAAATTATATTCAGCAAAAAATTGAAAAAATTGATGCAGAAAATAATTTAATTGAACTAGATAATGGAACACTAGCTTATGACCTTTTAATTATTGCAACTGGATCTAAAATTGCTCCAGATGAAGTAGAAGGAATGATGAGTACAGAATGGAAAAAATCTATTTTTGACTTTTATACGTATGAAGGTGCTTTAGCACTTAGAGATAAATTAAGAGACTGGAAAGGTGGAAAATTGGTTGTACACATCACTGAAATGCCCATTAAATGTCCGGTTGCACCCTTAGAGTTTGCCTTTTTAGCGGACTCTTATTTTGAGAAAAAAGGAATGCGAGATAAAGTTGAAATTACTTATGTAACGCCTTTATCGGGTGCTTTTACGAAAGAAATTAGCTCTAAAGCCTTAGGTTATTTATTAGAAGAAAAAAACATAAAACTAGTCACAGACTTTGCCATTGAGAAGGTTGATTTTAAAAATAAAAAAATTGTAGATTATGTAGATCAAGAAGTGCCTTATGATTTACTCGTAACCGTACCTACAAATATGGGTGATGAAGTTATGGAACGTTCTGAACTTGGTGATGATTTAAATTTTGTACCTACACATCCTAAAACATTGCAATCTATTGATCATGAAAATATCTTTGTAATAGGCGATGCAACGAATGTACCAGCTTCTAAAGCTGGCTCTGTAGCACATTTTCAGGCAGAAACCTTAACCGATAACATTCTACTTTATATCAATGGAAAACCCTTAAAAGAAGAGTTTGATGGGCATGCAAATTGTTTTATTGAAACCGGAAAAAACAAAGCTTTATTGATTGATTTCAATTATGAACAAGAACCCGTAACCGGTACTTTTCCTTTTGCAGGTATTGGTCCATTACGACTCTTAAAAGAAAGCATTCTAAATCATTGGGGAAAATTAGCCTTTCGGTGGATTTATTGGAACATGCTATTAAAAGGAATTTCTATTCCCTTTGTATCTAGAAACATGAGTACTTCAGGAAAAAACATTAACAAGTAA
- a CDS encoding TusE/DsrC/DsvC family sulfur relay protein, whose product MIKTIKQVELKVNNEGYLTDFSQWTKEIGAEIAKEHEIEMTDKHWEVINWIQEKVAANEPLSIRGIKKSGVIDIKQFYALFPGGPLKVSTKIAGVPKPKSCI is encoded by the coding sequence ATGATAAAAACAATAAAACAAGTAGAACTTAAGGTAAACAATGAAGGGTATTTAACAGACTTTTCTCAATGGACAAAAGAAATTGGTGCAGAAATTGCCAAAGAACACGAAATTGAAATGACAGACAAACATTGGGAGGTTATTAATTGGATTCAAGAAAAAGTGGCGGCCAACGAACCTCTTTCTATAAGAGGAATTAAAAAAAGTGGCGTTATTGATATAAAACAATTTTATGCGCTATTTCCTGGAGGTCCTTTAAAAGTATCTACTAAAATAGCCGGAGTACCAAAACCTAAAAGTTGTATTTAA
- the dapF gene encoding diaminopimelate epimerase: MNLTFYKYQGTGNDFVMIDNRTKIFPKQNTDIISRICDRHFGIGADGVILIENDEQFDFKMIYFNADGSQTFCGNGARCAVAFAKKLNLIDEKTTFLAVDGSHFAAIKNDIISLQMIDVDEIKVHKNTVFMYTGTQHHVEIVDKLETYPVFENGKKIRNSYNEPGSNVNFVEQLNDHTFRVRTYEKGVENETMACGTGVTAVAIAMHKTNRTTSNIVSLPVQGGLLEVSFDEKNGIYSNVFLKGPAQFVFKGEIFSSLHKIVF, translated from the coding sequence ATGAATTTGACTTTTTATAAATATCAAGGAACAGGAAACGATTTTGTGATGATAGACAATAGAACAAAAATCTTTCCAAAACAAAACACTGACATTATTTCACGAATTTGTGACAGACATTTTGGTATCGGCGCAGATGGCGTTATTTTGATTGAAAATGATGAGCAATTCGATTTTAAAATGATTTACTTTAATGCGGATGGAAGCCAGACCTTTTGTGGAAATGGCGCCAGATGTGCTGTTGCTTTTGCAAAAAAATTGAATCTTATTGATGAAAAAACCACTTTTTTAGCGGTAGACGGATCACATTTTGCAGCAATAAAAAACGATATCATTTCTTTACAAATGATTGATGTAGACGAAATAAAAGTACATAAAAATACTGTTTTTATGTATACAGGAACGCAACATCATGTAGAAATAGTAGATAAACTAGAAACCTATCCTGTTTTTGAAAATGGTAAAAAAATTAGAAATTCTTATAACGAACCTGGAAGTAACGTAAATTTTGTAGAACAATTAAATGACCATACTTTTAGGGTAAGAACCTATGAAAAAGGCGTTGAAAATGAAACTATGGCTTGCGGAACCGGAGTTACTGCGGTTGCCATAGCCATGCACAAAACAAATAGAACAACTAGTAACATCGTTTCTTTACCAGTTCAAGGTGGTCTTTTAGAGGTTTCTTTTGATGAAAAAAACGGGATATACAGCAATGTCTTTTTAAAAGGGCCCGCTCAATTTGTTTTTAAAGGAGAGATTTTTTCTAGCTTGCATAAGATTGTTTTTTAA
- a CDS encoding DsrE/DsrF/DrsH-like family protein — MAKTKVRKMLFILSKATIENVYAAFIMANGARMEGIESEIFFTFFGLEAIQKKKLEHLRVATVGNPAMHIPTMLGGLPGMEALATKMMKKEMEKLDMPPVGEFLEILSDSGCRLWACKLAVDMFHLKKEDLIDEVEDIITIGDFYARADQDNTHLLFI; from the coding sequence ATGGCAAAAACGAAAGTTAGAAAAATGCTTTTCATATTATCAAAAGCAACCATAGAAAATGTATATGCTGCATTTATTATGGCAAATGGAGCAAGAATGGAAGGAATAGAATCAGAAATATTCTTTACATTCTTTGGTTTAGAAGCAATTCAAAAGAAAAAATTAGAGCATTTAAGAGTTGCTACAGTGGGGAACCCAGCAATGCATATACCAACTATGTTAGGCGGTTTACCAGGAATGGAAGCGCTGGCTACTAAAATGATGAAAAAAGAAATGGAGAAATTAGACATGCCTCCTGTAGGTGAGTTTCTTGAAATACTTTCAGATTCAGGTTGTAGACTTTGGGCTTGTAAGTTAGCAGTAGATATGTTTCACCTAAAAAAAGAAGATTTAATTGATGAAGTAGAAGATATTATTACCATTGGTGATTTTTATGCGAGGGCAGATCAAGATAATACACATCTATTATTTATTTAG
- a CDS encoding trypsin-like peptidase domain-containing protein yields MKKFFSLIGMAVLGGAITLGGYKVFFEDTLPAEKLPLNSVQSVQTNYKPAFKTNTTSINADVIDFTVAAEKTIHSVVHVKNISVRTQFNPLDIFFGNGSGTRKYEQIGTGSGVIISPDGYIVTNNHVIEGANDLEITLNNKKKYKAEIIGADKTNDIALLKINVDEELPYTPFANSDTIKIGEWVLAVGNPYNLTSTVTAGIVSAKGRDLEGNGNIESFIQTDAAVNPGNSGGALVNTRGELVGINTAISSKTGSFVGYSFAVPSNIANKIVNDLLEFGMVQEAILGISVDSRYKEEGVKVGEVFNEEGAIKSPLKSGDIIKSINEVKISKFSELRGQLTAKRPGDTVDVTIERDGKLLKKKIILNKRNTYISRVLNISLKDLSAKEKQQYNLKGGAKIIEVGNENLSYYGIKKGFIIIKINNKIVLSASEAQSMIDNSNFGSGNPLYVEFINLQGEIESYGIR; encoded by the coding sequence ATGAAAAAATTTTTTAGTTTAATAGGAATGGCAGTTCTAGGAGGCGCCATCACTTTAGGCGGTTATAAAGTGTTTTTTGAAGATACACTGCCTGCCGAGAAATTACCATTAAATTCTGTGCAATCTGTGCAAACAAATTACAAACCAGCATTCAAAACAAATACAACATCTATAAATGCAGATGTAATTGATTTTACAGTGGCAGCCGAAAAAACAATACATTCTGTAGTTCATGTTAAAAATATATCTGTACGCACACAATTCAATCCGTTAGATATATTTTTTGGAAACGGAAGTGGAACAAGAAAATATGAACAAATAGGAACAGGAAGTGGTGTAATTATTTCTCCTGACGGATATATTGTAACGAATAACCATGTAATTGAAGGAGCTAATGATTTAGAGATAACATTAAACAATAAAAAGAAGTACAAGGCAGAAATAATTGGTGCTGACAAAACGAATGACATTGCTTTGTTAAAAATTAATGTAGACGAAGAGTTGCCATATACGCCTTTTGCGAATTCTGATACTATTAAAATTGGTGAATGGGTTTTAGCCGTTGGTAATCCTTATAATTTAACATCAACAGTTACCGCGGGTATTGTGAGTGCAAAAGGTAGAGATTTAGAAGGAAACGGAAATATAGAATCTTTTATACAAACGGATGCTGCCGTAAATCCAGGGAATAGTGGAGGAGCTTTGGTAAATACAAGAGGAGAATTAGTAGGAATTAATACTGCAATTTCGTCTAAAACAGGTTCTTTTGTAGGATATTCTTTTGCAGTTCCGTCTAACATTGCGAATAAAATTGTGAACGACTTATTAGAATTTGGTATGGTGCAAGAGGCTATTTTAGGAATTTCAGTAGATAGTAGATACAAGGAGGAAGGTGTTAAAGTAGGCGAGGTATTCAACGAAGAAGGAGCAATCAAGTCGCCATTAAAATCTGGTGACATTATAAAAAGTATTAATGAAGTTAAAATATCTAAATTTTCAGAATTAAGGGGGCAATTAACCGCTAAAAGACCTGGGGATACGGTTGATGTTACAATCGAAAGAGATGGCAAGTTGTTGAAAAAAAAAATTATTTTAAATAAGCGAAATACGTATATATCTCGTGTTTTAAATATTTCATTGAAAGATTTATCCGCAAAAGAAAAGCAACAATATAATCTTAAAGGAGGCGCTAAAATCATTGAAGTCGGAAATGAAAATTTAAGCTATTATGGAATAAAAAAAGGATTTATTATTATTAAAATAAATAATAAAATTGTTTTATCGGCATCTGAAGCACAAAGTATGATAGACAATAGTAATTTCGGAAGTGGAAATCCTTTGTATGTTGAATTTATTAATTTACAAGGGGAAATTGAAAGCTATGGTATCCGATAA
- the mltG gene encoding endolytic transglycosylase MltG, with the protein MNKKIIYLLAFFLILGGILGYNYYQKIFGKAITKNSELFIDASDNLLEVQKKISEVSNNPNTFLWVAARKNFSKPKPGRYLLKEDMSNNDLVNMLISGNQTPVKVSFNNQHSLEKFAGRVAEQLEIDSLAILTSFYDENFLKKNNFNKKSIFQICIPNSYQFYWTVSADNFRDKLLVEYQKFWTSSRQEKAKALKMSKNDVITLASIIHKETAMKIERPIVAGLYLNRLKNGWPLQADPTIIYSIKELKGQDYVVKRVLTVDLAINSPYNTYINRGLPPSQIAMPDISAIDAVLNAEKHNYYYMCADINKIGYHQFAKTLAQHNRNAVKYQNWLNKKGVNR; encoded by the coding sequence TTGAATAAAAAAATTATTTACTTACTAGCATTCTTTTTGATACTTGGAGGTATTTTAGGATATAATTACTATCAAAAAATATTTGGAAAAGCGATTACAAAAAACAGCGAACTTTTTATTGATGCCTCAGATAATTTGTTAGAGGTTCAAAAGAAAATTTCTGAAGTCTCTAATAATCCAAATACTTTTCTTTGGGTTGCAGCCAGAAAAAATTTCTCGAAACCCAAACCCGGAAGATACCTTTTAAAAGAAGACATGTCTAACAACGATTTGGTAAATATGCTAATAAGTGGCAATCAAACACCCGTAAAAGTATCTTTTAATAACCAACATAGCTTAGAAAAATTTGCCGGTAGAGTTGCTGAACAACTTGAAATAGATTCTCTTGCCATTCTTACTTCTTTTTATGACGAAAACTTTTTAAAGAAAAATAATTTTAATAAAAAATCTATTTTTCAAATTTGTATACCGAATAGTTATCAATTTTATTGGACGGTTTCTGCAGATAATTTTAGAGACAAATTACTTGTTGAATATCAAAAATTTTGGACTTCTTCTAGACAAGAAAAAGCGAAAGCCTTAAAAATGTCTAAAAATGATGTAATTACTTTGGCTTCTATTATTCATAAAGAAACGGCTATGAAAATAGAACGACCAATTGTGGCTGGTTTGTATTTAAATAGATTAAAAAATGGTTGGCCTTTGCAAGCAGATCCTACGATTATTTACAGTATTAAAGAACTAAAAGGCCAAGATTATGTTGTAAAAAGAGTTTTAACAGTCGATTTAGCCATTAATTCGCCCTATAATACATATATCAATAGAGGTTTACCTCCTTCACAAATTGCCATGCCAGATATTTCTGCTATTGATGCAGTTCTAAACGCAGAAAAACATAATTACTACTATATGTGCGCTGATATTAACAAAATTGGGTATCATCAATTTGCAAAAACTTTAGCACAACACAATAGAAATGCTGTTAAATATCAAAATTGGTTAAATAAAAAAGGAGTCAATAGATAA
- a CDS encoding peptidoglycan-binding protein LysM — protein MMKKFLFFISSILLLLNTTSVKTLSDTDKTIIFPDNIAYNIPYLQRDFMAFKEAIAFKESQGKYMAVNSLGYLGKYQFGKTTLERFRIYDTRSFLKNPELQEKAFIALCQVNKWILRRDIKRSIGKTINGIKITESGILAAAHLSGAGNVKKFLRSNGTKGFSDAYGTSIQVYLKKFAAYDVSNIIPNRKATV, from the coding sequence ATGATGAAAAAGTTTTTATTTTTTATAAGCAGTATACTACTTTTGTTAAATACCACTTCCGTAAAGACCTTAAGTGATACAGATAAAACGATTATATTTCCTGATAATATAGCGTATAACATTCCTTATTTACAAAGAGATTTTATGGCTTTTAAAGAAGCGATAGCCTTTAAAGAATCGCAAGGAAAGTATATGGCTGTAAATTCATTAGGCTATTTAGGGAAATATCAATTTGGAAAAACAACTTTAGAACGATTTCGTATTTATGATACTCGTTCATTCTTAAAAAATCCTGAATTACAAGAAAAAGCATTCATAGCTTTATGCCAAGTAAACAAATGGATTTTAAGAAGAGACATTAAACGTTCTATCGGTAAAACTATCAACGGAATTAAAATTACGGAGTCAGGTATTTTAGCGGCAGCTCATTTAAGTGGTGCCGGAAATGTAAAAAAATTCTTACGAAGTAACGGAACTAAAGGGTTTTCTGATGCCTATGGAACTTCGATTCAAGTATATTTGAAGAAGTTTGCTGCTTATGATGTTTCTAATATTATTCCTAACAGAAAAGCAACCGTTTAA
- the ligA gene encoding NAD-dependent DNA ligase LigA, with translation MTIQQKIQQLRDELNKHNYNYYVLDNPTISDFDFDVKLKELEKLEKENPVFFDANSPTQRVGGSITKNFKTVVHKNRMYSLVNSYSKDDLLDWEKRIHKMLGTSEVEYTCELKFDGASINLTYQNGQFIKAVTRGDGVQGDEVTNNVKTIRSIPLSINSDFIQDFEMRGEIILPLLGFNKMNEERVENGEEEYRNPRNTASGSLKLQDSAEVAKRPLDCLLYQVLTSERKYKTHFESLEQARKVGFKVPKTIMIAKTMNAVFEFINYWDSKRYNLPYETDGVVIKVNNLQQQEELGYTSKAPRWAIAYKFKAEQVSTILNEITYQVGRTGAITPVANLEPVQLSGTIVKRASLHNADQIEKLDVREKDTVFVEKGGEIIPKIIAVDFTKRPENSQPTIYATHCPECNTELVRTPGDAKHYCPNEFGCAPQITGRIQHFISRKAMNIDGLGSETVDLLRKEGLIENYADLYNLSVEQVIPLDRMALKSAQNMISGIEKSKEIPFEKVLFALGIRFVGETVAKKLAKHFKSIDKLMTAKFEELIQVDEIGDRIAQSIIDFSSNLGNIHLINRLKIAGVKLAVSAESLENQTDKLKGQVFVVSGVFHQMSRNELKKAIEDNGGKVSSSISKKTNFIVAGDNMGPSKLTKAQDLGIKIISEQDFIDKIKE, from the coding sequence ATGACTATTCAGCAAAAAATACAACAACTTCGTGATGAATTAAACAAGCATAATTACAATTATTATGTATTAGATAATCCAACGATTTCTGATTTTGATTTTGATGTAAAACTTAAGGAATTAGAAAAGCTAGAGAAAGAGAATCCTGTTTTTTTCGATGCAAATTCGCCAACACAAAGAGTAGGAGGTAGCATTACCAAAAATTTTAAGACGGTTGTACATAAAAATAGAATGTATTCTTTAGTGAATTCCTATTCAAAGGATGATTTATTGGATTGGGAAAAACGGATTCATAAAATGCTAGGAACATCAGAAGTTGAATATACCTGTGAACTTAAATTTGACGGAGCTTCGATTAATTTAACCTATCAGAATGGTCAATTTATAAAAGCGGTTACTAGAGGAGATGGGGTGCAGGGTGATGAGGTAACGAATAATGTAAAAACTATTCGTTCGATTCCTTTAAGTATCAATTCTGATTTTATTCAAGATTTCGAAATGCGAGGAGAAATCATTTTACCTTTATTGGGTTTTAATAAAATGAATGAAGAACGTGTTGAAAATGGAGAAGAAGAATACAGAAACCCTAGAAATACAGCAAGTGGAAGTTTAAAATTACAAGACAGTGCAGAAGTGGCTAAACGTCCTTTAGATTGTTTGTTATATCAAGTATTAACATCAGAAAGAAAATATAAAACACATTTTGAAAGTTTAGAACAAGCAAGAAAAGTAGGGTTTAAAGTTCCTAAAACAATCATGATTGCAAAAACAATGAATGCAGTTTTTGAATTTATAAATTACTGGGATTCTAAACGATATAATTTACCCTATGAAACGGATGGGGTGGTTATAAAAGTAAACAATTTGCAACAGCAAGAAGAATTAGGCTATACGTCAAAAGCGCCACGGTGGGCAATTGCCTATAAGTTTAAGGCAGAACAAGTGTCTACAATTTTAAATGAAATTACTTATCAAGTGGGTAGAACAGGCGCAATTACCCCAGTCGCAAATTTAGAACCCGTGCAATTGTCAGGAACCATAGTAAAACGAGCTTCTTTACACAATGCAGATCAAATTGAAAAGTTAGATGTTAGGGAAAAAGATACTGTTTTTGTCGAAAAAGGAGGAGAAATTATTCCAAAAATTATTGCTGTCGATTTTACAAAACGACCAGAAAACTCGCAGCCTACAATATATGCAACCCATTGCCCTGAATGTAATACTGAATTAGTTAGAACACCAGGTGATGCAAAACATTATTGCCCAAATGAATTTGGATGTGCACCACAAATTACAGGAAGAATTCAGCATTTTATAAGTAGAAAAGCCATGAATATTGATGGTTTAGGTTCGGAAACAGTAGATTTGTTGAGAAAAGAAGGTTTAATAGAAAATTACGCAGATTTATATAATTTATCTGTAGAGCAGGTAATTCCGTTAGACAGAATGGCGTTAAAGTCTGCTCAAAATATGATTTCGGGAATTGAAAAATCAAAAGAAATTCCGTTTGAAAAAGTATTATTTGCGCTCGGAATTCGTTTTGTTGGTGAAACCGTCGCTAAAAAATTAGCAAAACATTTTAAATCCATCGATAAATTAATGACAGCTAAATTTGAAGAATTAATTCAGGTGGATGAAATTGGCGATAGAATAGCACAAAGTATTATCGACTTTTCCTCTAATTTAGGAAACATTCATTTAATCAATCGTTTAAAAATAGCGGGTGTAAAATTAGCAGTTTCTGCCGAAAGTTTAGAAAATCAAACGGATAAATTAAAAGGTCAAGTTTTTGTGGTTTCAGGTGTTTTTCATCAAATGAGTAGAAATGAACTCAAAAAAGCAATCGAAGATAACGGAGGTAAAGTAAGTTCATCCATCTCTAAAAAAACAAATTTTATTGTTGCCGGAGATAATATGGGACCAAGTAAATTAACAAAAGCGCAAGATCTCGGAATTAAAATTATTTCCGAACAAGATTTTATAGATAAGATTAAGGAATAA
- a CDS encoding DUF4294 domain-containing protein, whose product MKKLVYIYIIGFSLITFSQKREIDSLPTNIDEYIFVKPGDSLTIKLQGFSILPKQKFKSREDLIYYLWFRKKVFKAYPFAMLASQRLDTLNARLGKIQSKRKRKKYTLLIQKYIEGEFTDQIKKMTTTEGRILIKLIHRQTGETVFNNIKGLRSGWKAFWYNTTANMFKLSLKTEYHPKTINEDFLIEDILQRAFLDDKLKEQKTKLKLDFSKIIIAKKAQIDVEEYKIMFAKMRKKKDRKSVNKN is encoded by the coding sequence TTGAAAAAACTAGTATACATATATATTATCGGTTTCTCTTTGATAACTTTTTCTCAAAAAAGAGAAATAGATTCTTTACCTACAAATATAGACGAGTATATTTTTGTAAAACCAGGAGATAGCTTAACGATAAAGTTGCAGGGGTTTTCTATACTGCCAAAACAAAAGTTTAAATCGCGAGAAGACCTGATTTATTACCTATGGTTTCGCAAAAAAGTGTTTAAAGCATATCCGTTTGCAATGCTAGCATCACAGAGATTAGATACTTTAAATGCTAGATTAGGTAAGATTCAATCCAAAAGGAAACGAAAAAAGTACACCCTATTAATTCAGAAATATATTGAAGGGGAGTTTACTGATCAAATAAAAAAGATGACCACTACAGAAGGTCGTATTCTTATCAAATTAATTCACCGTCAAACTGGCGAAACTGTTTTTAACAATATCAAAGGTTTAAGAAGTGGCTGGAAAGCTTTTTGGTACAATACAACAGCAAATATGTTTAAACTTTCATTAAAAACGGAATACCATCCAAAAACCATAAATGAAGATTTTTTAATTGAGGATATTTTGCAACGAGCATTTCTAGACGATAAATTAAAAGAACAGAAAACCAAGTTAAAGCTCGACTTTAGTAAAATTATCATTGCTAAAAAAGCACAGATAGACGTTGAAGAATACAAAATAATGTTTGCTAAAATGAGAAAGAAGAAAGATAGAAAATCAGTAAATAAAAATTAA
- a CDS encoding GNAT family N-acetyltransferase yields the protein MTLKGKQIILRALEPEDLEFLYQIENNESFWEVSHTQKPFSKYILKQYLESAHLDIYETKQLRFLIEEVSTKKQLGMIDIFDFNPQHKRAGIGILIHPDFQKKGFASEALSLLIKYSFSHLQLHQLYADITADNIKSMVLFKKYNFSKMGVKKDWIISQGKFKDEISFQLIKV from the coding sequence ATGACTTTAAAAGGTAAACAAATAATTTTAAGAGCTTTAGAACCAGAAGATTTAGAATTTCTATACCAAATAGAAAACAATGAATCTTTTTGGGAAGTAAGTCATACTCAAAAACCATTTTCTAAATATATACTAAAACAATATTTAGAAAGTGCTCATTTAGATATTTATGAAACGAAACAATTACGATTCTTAATTGAGGAAGTATCCACAAAAAAACAATTGGGTATGATTGATATTTTTGATTTTAATCCGCAGCACAAAAGAGCCGGAATTGGCATTTTAATTCATCCTGATTTTCAGAAAAAAGGGTTCGCGTCAGAAGCGCTGTCACTCTTAATAAAATACTCTTTTTCTCATTTACAATTGCATCAGTTATATGCTGATATTACTGCAGACAACATAAAAAGTATGGTGTTATTTAAAAAATATAATTTCTCTAAAATGGGTGTTAAAAAAGATTGGATTATATCTCAAGGAAAATTTAAGGATGAAATTTCATTTCAATTGATAAAAGTGTAA
- a CDS encoding glyceraldehyde-3-phosphate dehydrogenase — MPSILDYEKEVTAQALTKRATVEFINIVHDLWYDKSIELIMFRNPLVDKRASEILNLINYAKEFVNKPITILDALSIAKAIQQVDLPSSKLDIGKLAYECYLNPKGSQDKVAFIKKKLKNATEAKNIIPKDVVLYGFGRIGRLLARELMTKMGKGSQLRLRAIVTRGEITQAVLEKRASLLSVDSIHGDFLGTVQTDLENKALVINGTTVFMISANNPEDIDYTEFGIQDALIIDNTGAFRDDVELSRHLKSKGASKVLITAPAKGVPNIVHGVNHKQNNPDKFDIFSAASCTTNAITPILKVLEDNFGIKKGHLETIHAYTNDQNLVDNMHSKYRRGRAAALNMVITETGAGKAVAKALPALEGKLTSNAIRVPVPNGSLAILSLQLRRPVTTDIINAIVKQNALEGDLVEQIKYSLDNELVSSDIIGSTAPSIFDSKATITDGETIVLYVWYDNEYGYSHQVMRLAKHIAKVRRFTYY; from the coding sequence ATGCCATCAATTTTAGATTACGAAAAAGAAGTAACTGCCCAAGCACTAACAAAGAGAGCTACCGTAGAATTTATAAATATTGTACACGATTTATGGTATGATAAATCTATTGAATTGATTATGTTTAGAAACCCACTTGTAGATAAAAGAGCAAGTGAAATTTTAAATTTAATTAATTATGCAAAAGAATTTGTAAACAAACCCATCACAATTTTAGATGCGTTAAGCATTGCGAAAGCAATTCAACAGGTAGATTTGCCATCCTCTAAGCTAGATATTGGTAAGTTGGCTTATGAATGTTATCTAAATCCAAAAGGGAGCCAAGACAAAGTTGCTTTTATTAAAAAGAAACTAAAAAATGCAACCGAAGCCAAAAACATTATACCTAAAGACGTTGTTTTATATGGTTTTGGTAGAATTGGTCGCTTATTGGCAAGAGAGCTCATGACAAAAATGGGCAAAGGTTCTCAATTACGCTTAAGAGCTATTGTAACTCGTGGAGAAATTACACAGGCTGTTTTAGAGAAAAGAGCCTCTTTGTTAAGTGTAGATTCGATTCATGGAGATTTTTTAGGTACCGTACAAACAGACCTTGAAAACAAAGCTTTGGTTATAAACGGAACTACCGTTTTTATGATTTCAGCGAACAATCCAGAAGACATAGATTACACAGAATTCGGAATTCAAGATGCTTTAATTATTGATAATACGGGCGCTTTTAGAGATGATGTAGAATTAAGCAGGCACTTAAAATCGAAAGGAGCTAGCAAAGTTTTAATAACAGCTCCTGCAAAAGGAGTTCCAAATATTGTGCATGGTGTTAATCATAAACAAAATAATCCTGATAAGTTCGATATTTTTTCAGCGGCATCTTGCACAACGAATGCAATTACGCCTATTTTAAAGGTTTTAGAAGATAATTTCGGAATTAAAAAAGGACATTTAGAAACGATTCATGCTTATACCAACGATCAAAACTTGGTAGACAATATGCATAGTAAATATAGACGAGGTAGAGCCGCAGCTTTAAATATGGTGATTACAGAAACTGGAGCCGGTAAAGCAGTAGCAAAAGCATTGCCAGCTTTAGAGGGTAAATTAACGTCTAATGCTATTAGAGTGCCAGTGCCAAATGGGTCTTTAGCAATTTTAAGCTTACAATTAAGAAGGCCAGTTACTACAGATATTATAAATGCAATAGTGAAACAAAATGCTTTAGAAGGCGATTTAGTGGAACAAATTAAATATTCATTAGACAATGAATTGGTTTCTTCAGATATTATTGGATCAACAGCGCCATCAATTTTTGATAGCAAAGCAACGATTACAGACGGCGAAACCATTGTTCTTTATGTTTGGTATGATAATGAATACGGATATTCGCATCAAGTAATGCGTTTGGCGAAACACATTGCAAAAGTGAGAAGATTTACCTACTATTAA